The following DNA comes from Mucilaginibacter jinjuensis.
TTATAACGTGTGCGCCATACGGTGAAAGCACGTGCCTGGCGCCAGTTTACACCAACTACCGGGTAGTTTCTATAAGCAGGGTGAGAGAAATAACCCTCAACCATTGGCTCGTTGGCTGCATAAGAGAAATCAGACAACCAAACCAGCGTATCCGGATAAACAGGAACGGTATCACGGAAAATAAAGTCAGAACGTTTTTTGCTCTTATCATTATGATAGTTTGCAGCCTCACGTAATACTACTAAAGCGTAGTTGTATTTTAATAAACGAACGTCAATCTCGTTACGGTCAAAAATACGGTCATCACCCTGGTAGTACATGCCCTGTAATTTTGAAGCGTTGTTGGTTTTAACACCTTTGCCAGATGCAAAAACCGGGTGCTGACGAACATAATCCCAGTTGATGATCTTTTTACCATTGCTATTGGCAGCAGCGCCTTTAACCGGTTTCAGATAATATTTTTCGTCACCTGCATAGCTGGTGATTGCAATTGAGTCGCGCACCCAGTTAACAAATTGTTTATACTGGCTGTTGCTCAATTCTGTTTGATCCATGAAAAATGGAGGAATAGTAACCTGTTTGTTTTGCGCAATTTGTGCAAACGTTACATCCTGATCTGTTTGGCCCATCAGGAAAGACCCGCCCGGTATGTAAACCATGCCGTAAGGTATTTCTGCCCTGAAGGAGCGTTGCGGAACGCCTTTAACCTCGCCCCTGTCATTGCCGCGGCCACAACTGCTTAAAATTCCAACGATCAGTAAGACAAATAAATAGTATAGTTTTTTCATCATTAGTCAATGTAACGTATCTAAATTCTCAAGTACTTAACTTAGGGGTAACATTATATTCCTCAATCAAGTAATTTCGGTAACTAAAATACAAAAACTTTTTGATATGAATATCAAAAGCCTGTTTTTAGTAAAACTTTAGCAAAATTGATTGTAACTTTTTTGATACAAAGTACCCCAAAGTGTAAATCAAACACACCAAAATTCAGAACTACCCGCTTCTACGGTTATACCCCTGTAAAGGTTTCTAAAAATATTTTTATTTGTTAACTTGCTTAACGTACTGCTCTATGGCCATAGTCATTGATGGTGCACTTGGCGTTGGGGCAGGTATATCAAGTATTAACCCGGCATCAAGCAAAGCTTTATGCGTTGTAGCTCCAAACGCAGCCAAACGCGTATTATTTTGCTTAAAATCAGGAAAGTTTTTGTAGAGCGACTGGATGCTCGACGGGCTAAAGAAAGCAATTACGTCATAGAACACCTCAGCCAAATCAGAAAGATCGCTGCATACCGTACGGAACAGTACTGCAGGAGTAAAGTTGTAGCCGTTATCAAGCAAAAACTTTTGAGTTTCTTCTGCCGCCACGTCTGAGCATGGGTACAGGAATTTCTCGCCAGAATGCTTTTTTAACACCTCAGCCAGGTCGGCTGCGGTTTGTTTGCCGAAAAATATTTTACGCTTACGGTATTGAATATATTTTTGGAGATAGAGCGCAATGGTTTCAGAAAGGCAGAAATATTTCATCTCAACCGGCACCTCAAAACGCATTTCTTCGCAGATGCGGAAAAAGTGATCGGCAGAATTACGGCTCGTAAAGATCACAGCCGTAAAGTCAGAAAGGTTAATTTTCTCTTTACGAAAATCTTTAGCAGGCACACCCTCCACATGGATAAAAGAGCGAAAATCGATCTTTAAGCCATGCTTTTTAGCAAGCTCGGCATAGGGGTTTTTGTCGTTTTCAGGTTTGGGCAAAGTAACCAGTATACTTTTTACCTTTTTCTTTCTGTCTTCCAATTGTCGTTAGTCTAACTACCTAAGTCCTAATATTCAATGCCTTTATTAGTATTAAAATCGGGCAAATTTCGAGGGCACAAAGATAGATAAATAAATAAAATTTAGGAAATTGAAACGAAGAAATAATATTAACACTGCTTCGCAGATATTGCCAGATAAAGATAATTACCACAATAATGAGTGCTAAAACGAGCATATACGGAATAAAATTTGCCGAAAGTAAGCTAAAACACAATGCCACAGGCAAGAAAACGAACGTGATGTTAAAATAGGTTAAATACAGCGTGGTAATGTACTCGCTTACAATTTTGCTGATGTTAAATATAAAACCTATAAATTTAAGTATCAGCAACTTAACCACAAACAATGCAATAATAAGCAGCGACAGGGCGATAAATAACTGGATGCCGCTTATGCGGTAAAATATCTCGTAATAACTGGAGATCTGGTACAAAAACAGGCCGAATGTTAAACCAAAAAGTAAAAGCAAACCCAAAAATGCCCATGAGCTGAGCAAACCATCTTCTTTACTCACCTGCGATAAAACCCTTTTGCTATAAAAAGATTGTACCACGTTCATAATATCCTTACTCACGGCCCGGTTAAGCAATGCCGCATAAGTAATTAATGATACGATGATGAGTATAATACCCCTATCGCGCGTGCGGCGGTAATGCCCCTCGCGTACTATGCTTTGCTTGGTTGTGGCCGGCATTGATAAAAACCCGTAGCCTTTATAAGTTTGGGTTTTCAGCATCAGTTCTACAAACTGGTTACGGCGGCCGCTATCTGCTTGCTTAACATATTGCATGGCCACAGAATCGGCCACAAAAGCATCGCGGGCACGCTGGGCGGTGGCAACAGAATCGAGTAATAGCTGGGCAGCGCTCGGTGCAC
Coding sequences within:
- a CDS encoding SUMF1/EgtB/PvdO family nonheme iron enzyme, whose amino-acid sequence is MKKLYYLFVLLIVGILSSCGRGNDRGEVKGVPQRSFRAEIPYGMVYIPGGSFLMGQTDQDVTFAQIAQNKQVTIPPFFMDQTELSNSQYKQFVNWVRDSIAITSYAGDEKYYLKPVKGAAANSNGKKIINWDYVRQHPVFASGKGVKTNNASKLQGMYYQGDDRIFDRNEIDVRLLKYNYALVVLREAANYHNDKSKKRSDFIFRDTVPVYPDTLVWLSDFSYAANEPMVEGYFSHPAYRNYPVVGVNWRQARAFTVWRTRYNDSYKDSHKLPHRLPYSLPSESEFEYAARGGRLGTDYPWGGPYIKNAKGCLLANFKPGRGNYTDDGGAYTVNVRSYFPNDYGLYNMAGNVAEWTSSAYDESAATFVHDMAPTYTYEAKASDPESLKRKVVKGGSWKDIGYFLQNSTRTYEYQDTAKSYIGFRCVSRYMGRDIRDKR
- a CDS encoding uroporphyrinogen-III synthase; the protein is MEDRKKKVKSILVTLPKPENDKNPYAELAKKHGLKIDFRSFIHVEGVPAKDFRKEKINLSDFTAVIFTSRNSADHFFRICEEMRFEVPVEMKYFCLSETIALYLQKYIQYRKRKIFFGKQTAADLAEVLKKHSGEKFLYPCSDVAAEETQKFLLDNGYNFTPAVLFRTVCSDLSDLAEVFYDVIAFFSPSSIQSLYKNFPDFKQNNTRLAAFGATTHKALLDAGLILDIPAPTPSAPSMTMAIEQYVKQVNK
- a CDS encoding DUF4271 domain-containing protein → MRVVLFCLLFIGFYNVGFAQQDSTATDIKPDSVYRRRAPSAAQLLLDSVATAQRARDAFVADSVAMQYVKQADSGRRNQFVELMLKTQTYKGYGFLSMPATTKQSIVREGHYRRTRDRGIILIIVSLITYAALLNRAVSKDIMNVVQSFYSKRVLSQVSKEDGLLSSWAFLGLLLLFGLTFGLFLYQISSYYEIFYRISGIQLFIALSLLIIALFVVKLLILKFIGFIFNISKIVSEYITTLYLTYFNITFVFLPVALCFSLLSANFIPYMLVLALIIVVIIFIWQYLRSSVNIISSFQFPKFYLFIYLCALEICPILILIKALNIRT